The nucleotide window CCGACGCTTGCACGCGGATCGCCGGACGTTGCTGACCGCTAACGTTGATTTGGCCTACGCCGTCGATCTGGCTGATCTGACGGGCGAGCAGGGTTTCCACCAGGTCACTGACTTCGGTACCGGGCATTTGCGGCGAGTTGATGCTGAGGATCAGCACCGGGCTGTCGGCCGGGTTGACCTTCCTCCACGTCGGCAGGTTCGGCATGTCTTTGGGCAGTTTTCCGGCGGCGGTGTTGATCGCGGCCTGGACTTCCTGGGCGGCGGTGTCGATGCTTTTGTCGAGGGTGAATTGCAGGGTCAGGATGGTCGAGCCCAGGGCGCTGCTCGAGGTCATCTGGGTCACGCCGGGGATGGCGCTGAATTGCACTTCAAGCGGCGTGGCCACCGACGAAGCCATGGTCTCCGGGTTGGCGCCGGGCAGTTGTGCAGCCACCTGGATGGTCGGGAATTCCGCTTCCGGCAGCGGTGCAATCGACAGCCGTGGAAAGGCGATCACCCCCAGCAGCACCAGGGCAAAGGTCAACAGAACCGTCGCCACCGGATGATCGATGCACCATGCGGAAATCGAACCATGGCCCTTCATGGTTTCGGCTCCGACCGGACCACTTGCGGTGGCTCAGTCAGTACCTGAACCGTCGAGCCGGGTTTGAGCCTCGATTGGCCGTCGCTGACCAGCACATCGCCCGGTTTCACCCCTTTGATAATGTCCTGGCCACTGCCCTGATAAACCATCTGTACCTGAACGACTTCGACCTTGTCGCCGTTGACCCGGTACACGAAGTGTTGATCGAGGCCACGTTGCACGACGGTGGGCGGCACCACCAGTGCATTTTTATCCAGCGCTGTCTGAATCTTTACCGTCACCAGCAGGCCCGGCCAGAGTTTCTGTGCGGGGTTGGCGAATTCGGCCTTGGCGCGGATGGTGCCGGTGTTGGCGTTGATCTGGTTGTCGATCAGGGTCAGGTGGCCTTCGCCCAGCAGGTTGCCGGTTTCGCCGTCGGTGTCGGCACCGATGTAAGCCTTGACCGGCGTGTGCTGTGGATCGTTGATCAGGCCCTGCAGGATTGGCAGCATTTGCTGCGGCAGGGAAAACTCCACGGCGATCGGGTCGATCTGGGTCACCGTGAACAAGCCTTGGGTGTCGGTCATGCGCAGGAAGTTGCCTTCATCCACCGTGCGAATACCGACGCGACCGGTGACGGGCGAGCGAATCTGTGTGTAGGAAAGCTGCACCAGAGCGGCATCGATCGAGGCCTGATTGCCTTGGGCAGTGGCTTTGAGTTGATTGACCAGGGCTTGTTGCTGGTCGTAGGTCTGTTTGGACACGCCGTCGTCGACGCTCAGCAGTTTGTAACGTTTGAGGTTGACCTGCGCCACTTGCAGTTGCGCCTGACTTTCGCCCAGTTGCGCTCGGGCCTGGTCGAGGCTGGCGCGGATCGAACGGTCGTCGATGGTGGCCAGCAGGTCACCTTTGTTCACCCGTTGGCCTTCCTTGACCAGCAGTTGGGTGAGGATGCCGTCGATTTGTGGACGCACCACCACGCTGTGCAAGGACAGCACCGAACCGATGCCGCTGACGTAGCGGGGTACATCTTTTTCGACGACGCTGACCACCCGCACGGGAATGGCGGTGGAGGTGGTCAGTTTGGTCGTGGCGGGTTTGGCGGCGTACCACACGCCCAGCGCTGCCAGGACGATCAGAAGGGCGGCGAACAGGGCGATTTTTTTCTGAATTCGCATGCGAGTGGGGCGCCGGGCAGAGTGGTCGGAGTTATGTCAGGTTCATACCCTCCTTTATAAACCTGTTAGCCCGTCAGGAGAGTGACGGGTAACTGACGGCGCTGTCAGTTTGGACCTCTTTGGATTGATGCTGATTCCCCGTGATCTCGCTCCACTGTAGGCGCGAGGCTTGCCCGCGAAGGCGGCAGGTCGGTCAGCACAAAACCCGACGGACTCGCTTGCGGCGTGAAGCTTGCGGCTCCCGACACAGGTATACTGCCGTCTTTCGCGGCTCGCCTACCGGGCCCGACTCTTTGAGCATCACCCGGAGCTTTCATGACTTCCCCGACACAACCGCCGGCTGCCGACGCTTTGAGCGACGACCAGGCAGATCTGCCAGACAGCGTCGACTCCAGCGCAGACAGCGAAACCAAAGCGGCGATTCCTGCGTTCAAGTTTCCGTTCAAGCCGGGCGAACTGGCCGCAGCGAAGAATGCCAGCCAGCCCTGGTACAAGAATGGCGCCAAGAACGGTCACACCAAGACACCGGGTGCAGCGCCTCCTGGTACCCGTCGTTCGATGGGTAAGCGCTGAGTTCTTACCTCTGCGGTGCCTGATCTATCGTCATCGCGAGCAGGCTCGCTCCCACAGTTGATCTTCATGAGACACAGCTATTGTGTACGACGAAATCCACTGTGGGAGCGAGCCTGCTCGCGATGAGGCCATTAAATACAACATCCCCTCTGGCTCACGCCGCCCGCAGCGAAATAAACGCATAGTTCAGCGGCGCTTCAGTCGCCACCAGCGCCCCGGCCGCCTGCACTTGCCCGGCAATATCATCGCCCGATACGTGAAATACCCATTCACCGCCAGCTCCCGCCAGTGATTGCTGCGCCACCTGATCAATGACCATGGCAAACGCCGTCATGTCCGGCAGATAAGCGGTAAAGCCATCGCCCTTCAGCGCTGTCTTCCGAATCCCCAATAGCGCACAAATCGCATCCTTGGTCTGAATCTCATCGCGATCCGCCTGCCGGGAGCGCTGGATCAATCCCGCCAGTTCCTGATCCACCAGCTCACCACCGATGATCAAATCCGGCCCTGTTTCCCACGACTCGGGCGGGCATTCCTTAACCGTCGGGTTGAACGGGATGTGCGGATTGATTTCCATCGGGTAGATGCGGCACACCAACGGTCGACGTTCGTAGATGCGACAGAGGTTGTCTTCGTCAAGATTCCGGCAAGGGCCGACGTTATAGGCGGCAAAGGTGATCGCCACATGCGCCTCGCAGGCGCCGCTTCGAACCACCACCGAACGGCGCTCGGCGTGTTCGCGTTGTTGCGCTGGCAGGCCCAGGCCATTGGTGAGGAAGGCTTCCACCAGCACGATCACCTGACCGCCATCGGCCGCCCACATACGGGCTTCGGCCAGTGTCAGGGGCACATGGTGGTCGGTGCAGCATTTGCCACAACCTACGCAGGAAAACGGTGTATTCATTGAGCGGCCAGTGACCTGTGAGGATATGAAATGGCGACAAAAAGCCACCGCAAAGGCCTGTGTCGAAGCAAGTTATGCGCCAGTCACTGCGCTTTTGCCGTTGGGCGGATCGAGTCCCATTCGGTCACGTAGGCGGTTTTGCTCTTCTTGTTGTAGAGGCACAGCTCGGTGCCTTGCTGGCCTTTCATGTGTTTTTGCGGGTACTGGCCTTGCAGCAGGAGCGCGGTGTAACCGACCCGGTCATCGAACTGCGCGGCGTTGCCGACGGGTTTGGTGTTCTTCAGGCCGCTGGCCTGTGTGCAACTGGCGAGTACGGCTTTGTCGTAGGCGGCCCAGGCGTCGGGGCTGGAGGCGTGGGCCTGGGTGGCGAGGGTGGTGAGGCAGAGGACGGTCAGGGTGGTGGCTTTCATGATCAGGCATCCTTGGCGTGTAGTGGTCGGGGTCGGAGTATGCCTGATGGTTTGATGTTGGTTGTGCGGGCCTCTTCGCGAGCAAGCCCGCTCCCACAGTGGATTTTCGTTGTACACAAAATGTGTGTTTCATGAAGATCAACTGTGGAAGCGGGCTTGCTCGCGAAGGCGGTGTGTCAGACAGGCACGGGCTCCCGGCGGACTACATACATCCCGGCACTTTCATACAAACGCTGCGCCCGAAGGTTGTTTTCAAGCACCTTCAGATCCACAAAACCTTCGCGGCGCTGCTGAAACACCTTGAAAGCATGCAGCAGCAGTGCACGGCCAAGTCCGAGGCCTTGAGCGCGCGGATGCACCACCAGGTTTTTGATATAGGCACTGGTCCAGCACTGGGCGACGCCGACGATACCTTCGGCATCCAGGGCGATGAAGCACAGTGTCGGGTCGTATTCGGGATCGGTTTCGAAACGCTGTTGCCAGACT belongs to Pseudomonas sp. B21-015 and includes:
- a CDS encoding efflux RND transporter periplasmic adaptor subunit — translated: MRIQKKIALFAALLIVLAALGVWYAAKPATTKLTTSTAIPVRVVSVVEKDVPRYVSGIGSVLSLHSVVVRPQIDGILTQLLVKEGQRVNKGDLLATIDDRSIRASLDQARAQLGESQAQLQVAQVNLKRYKLLSVDDGVSKQTYDQQQALVNQLKATAQGNQASIDAALVQLSYTQIRSPVTGRVGIRTVDEGNFLRMTDTQGLFTVTQIDPIAVEFSLPQQMLPILQGLINDPQHTPVKAYIGADTDGETGNLLGEGHLTLIDNQINANTGTIRAKAEFANPAQKLWPGLLVTVKIQTALDKNALVVPPTVVQRGLDQHFVYRVNGDKVEVVQVQMVYQGSGQDIIKGVKPGDVLVSDGQSRLKPGSTVQVLTEPPQVVRSEPKP
- a CDS encoding YkgJ family cysteine cluster protein: MNTPFSCVGCGKCCTDHHVPLTLAEARMWAADGGQVIVLVEAFLTNGLGLPAQQREHAERRSVVVRSGACEAHVAITFAAYNVGPCRNLDEDNLCRIYERRPLVCRIYPMEINPHIPFNPTVKECPPESWETGPDLIIGGELVDQELAGLIQRSRQADRDEIQTKDAICALLGIRKTALKGDGFTAYLPDMTAFAMVIDQVAQQSLAGAGGEWVFHVSGDDIAGQVQAAGALVATEAPLNYAFISLRAA
- a CDS encoding GNAT family N-acetyltransferase; the encoded protein is MRRNLTEVVPAINWPDGVELTEYRPELAESIHRLMALGHLDGGGQVPALEVWQQRFETDPEYDPTLCFIALDAEGIVGVAQCWTSAYIKNLVVHPRAQGLGLGRALLLHAFKVFQQRREGFVDLKVLENNLRAQRLYESAGMYVVRREPVPV